A genome region from Methylorubrum populi includes the following:
- a CDS encoding alkene reductase, whose translation MPSLFDPITLGALKLPNRILMAPLTRGRSTRAHVPTPLMAEYYAQRADAGLIISEATGISREGLGWPYAPGLWSDEQVEAWKPVVKAVHDAGGRIVSQLWHMGYLVHSDFLGGEPPVAPSVATAPDAAHTYEGKKPYSQARALREDEIPRLIADYERAARNAVAAGFDGVQIHAANGYLLDEFIRDGINRRDDRYGGSVENRVRLVTKVAQAVAGIVGAERTGIRFSPNGPIQGVDDSNPHETFGLAAEMMERVGLAFIELREPGPNGTFGKATVPPVAPVIKERFGGPVILNCDYDGERAKAAVASGEADAIAFGRPYIANPDLPERIAKGVPFAKDDVKTWYSQGPEGYVDYPTLSQAA comes from the coding sequence ATGCCGTCTCTGTTCGATCCGATCACGCTCGGCGCGCTGAAGCTGCCGAACCGCATCCTGATGGCGCCGCTGACCCGCGGCCGCTCGACCCGCGCCCACGTGCCGACGCCGCTGATGGCGGAATACTACGCCCAGCGCGCCGACGCGGGCCTGATCATCTCGGAGGCCACCGGCATCAGCCGGGAGGGCCTCGGATGGCCCTACGCCCCGGGCCTCTGGTCCGACGAGCAGGTCGAGGCCTGGAAACCGGTGGTGAAGGCGGTGCACGACGCGGGCGGGCGCATCGTCTCCCAGCTCTGGCACATGGGCTACCTCGTCCATTCCGACTTCCTCGGCGGCGAGCCGCCGGTCGCCCCCTCCGTCGCCACGGCACCGGACGCGGCGCATACCTACGAGGGCAAGAAGCCCTACAGCCAGGCGCGGGCGCTTCGCGAGGACGAGATCCCGCGGCTGATCGCCGATTACGAGCGCGCGGCGCGCAACGCCGTCGCGGCCGGCTTCGACGGCGTGCAGATCCACGCGGCGAACGGCTACCTGCTCGACGAATTCATCCGCGACGGCATCAACCGGCGCGACGACCGCTACGGCGGCTCGGTCGAGAACCGGGTGCGGCTGGTGACCAAGGTGGCGCAGGCCGTGGCCGGCATCGTCGGGGCCGAGCGCACCGGCATCCGCTTCTCGCCCAACGGCCCGATCCAGGGCGTGGACGATTCCAACCCGCACGAGACCTTCGGGCTCGCCGCCGAGATGATGGAGCGCGTCGGCCTCGCCTTCATCGAGCTGCGCGAGCCGGGGCCGAACGGCACCTTCGGCAAGGCGACGGTGCCGCCGGTGGCGCCCGTCATCAAGGAGCGCTTCGGCGGCCCGGTCATCCTCAACTGCGACTACGACGGGGAGCGGGCGAAAGCCGCGGTCGCCTCGGGCGAGGCGGACGCCATCGCCTTCGGCCGGCCCTACATCGCCAATCCGGACCTGCCCGAGCGCATCGCCAAGGGCGTGCCGTTCGCCAAGGACGACGTGAAGACTTGGTACAGCCAGGGCCCGGAAGGCTACGTCGACTATCCGACGCTGTCGCAGGCGGCGTAA
- a CDS encoding N-acetyltransferase: MSTPAERAAARRPVEIRPAQIADLDALVALEHAAFATDRAARRAIRHAIGSPTMSLLVAVAKDGGSDILVGAATLERRRTNRSARLSSLAVAPARTGTGLGRLLLEAAEADARSHGCERLRLEVRADNGGGIRLYERGGYARTGTKPDYYADGMEAWRYEKALTEE; encoded by the coding sequence GTGAGCACCCCCGCCGAGCGGGCCGCCGCCCGCCGCCCCGTCGAGATCAGACCGGCGCAGATCGCCGATCTCGACGCGCTGGTGGCCCTCGAACACGCCGCCTTCGCCACCGACCGGGCCGCGCGGCGGGCGATCCGCCACGCGATCGGCTCGCCCACCATGAGCCTGCTCGTCGCGGTGGCGAAGGACGGCGGGTCCGACATCCTCGTCGGGGCCGCGACGCTCGAACGCCGCCGCACCAACCGCAGCGCCCGGCTCTCCTCGCTCGCCGTCGCCCCCGCCCGCACCGGGACCGGGCTCGGCCGGCTGCTGCTGGAGGCGGCGGAGGCCGACGCCCGCAGCCACGGCTGCGAGCGGCTGCGCCTGGAGGTGCGGGCCGACAACGGCGGCGGCATCCGGCTCTACGAGCGGGGCGGCTATGCGCGCACCGGGACCAAGCCGGACTACTACGCGGACGGCATGGAGGCGTGGCGCTACGAGAAGGCGCTCACGGAGGAGTGA
- a CDS encoding glucan biosynthesis protein G, translating into MIQAEGHAGQETAQEAFAGGAPSRRGVMAGLAAAGLAAALPAGAAPADEGAAFEPAVVERWARALAARPFDGSFPPLPAPLAGLDYDAYRDIRFRPDHALLGEGGGPFRLQLFHRGFLYPRPVAVNLVRDGRSIPVRYDPALFDFGRTRIDGTLPSDLNFAGIRIHAPLNRPDRLDELAVFVGASYFRFLGKDQLYGLSARGLALGTDAETEEFPFFRAFFIEVPGPDAKALTIHALLDSPSVAGAYRFTVEPGAQTVMRVSATLHPRRALSSVGIAPLTSMFFIGETDRGHSDDYRPELHDSDGLHIASGSGEWLWRPLDNPRERRISAFLDRDPKGFGLLQRDRDFASYQDLEAGYERRPGYFVEPEGAWGEGSVVLVELPTDNETADNVVAFWRPKAPYPAGEPVRIGYRTRALTGDDLHPNGKVANTFIAEAAASGAARRTPDAAARRSRRFLIDFGGGSLKTFLSDPSPPEVVASASAGRIAATSIVPNPHVGGFRVALDVRLDGPGATELRAYLRKGDRALTETWSYPWSAA; encoded by the coding sequence ATGATCCAAGCCGAAGGTCATGCCGGCCAGGAAACGGCACAGGAGGCTTTTGCGGGGGGCGCTCCCTCGCGCCGCGGCGTCATGGCGGGGCTGGCCGCCGCCGGCCTCGCCGCCGCGCTGCCGGCCGGCGCCGCGCCCGCGGACGAAGGAGCGGCCTTCGAGCCGGCGGTGGTCGAGCGCTGGGCCCGGGCGCTCGCGGCCCGCCCCTTCGACGGCAGCTTTCCGCCGCTGCCGGCGCCGCTCGCCGGCCTCGACTACGATGCCTATCGCGACATCCGCTTCCGGCCCGACCACGCCCTCCTCGGCGAGGGCGGCGGCCCGTTCCGTCTCCAACTGTTCCACCGCGGCTTCCTCTATCCGCGCCCGGTCGCGGTGAATCTCGTGCGCGACGGGCGCAGCATCCCGGTCAGGTACGATCCGGCGCTGTTCGATTTCGGCCGCACCCGGATCGACGGCACCTTGCCGAGCGACCTGAACTTCGCCGGCATCCGCATCCACGCGCCGCTCAACCGGCCGGACCGGCTCGACGAACTCGCGGTCTTCGTCGGGGCGAGCTACTTCCGCTTCCTCGGCAAGGATCAGCTCTACGGCCTCTCGGCGCGCGGCCTCGCCCTCGGCACGGACGCCGAGACCGAGGAGTTTCCGTTCTTCCGCGCCTTCTTCATCGAGGTGCCGGGGCCGGACGCGAAGGCGCTGACGATCCACGCCCTGCTCGACAGCCCGTCCGTTGCCGGCGCCTACCGCTTCACGGTCGAGCCGGGAGCGCAGACCGTGATGCGGGTCAGCGCCACGCTCCATCCGCGGCGGGCCCTGTCCTCCGTCGGCATCGCGCCGCTGACCTCGATGTTCTTCATCGGCGAGACCGACCGCGGCCACAGCGACGACTACCGGCCCGAACTGCACGATTCGGACGGGCTCCATATCGCCAGCGGCTCCGGGGAATGGTTGTGGCGCCCCCTCGACAATCCGCGGGAGCGGCGCATCTCGGCCTTCCTCGACCGCGACCCGAAGGGGTTCGGGCTGTTGCAGCGCGACCGCGACTTTGCCAGCTACCAGGATCTCGAAGCCGGCTACGAGCGGCGGCCCGGCTACTTCGTCGAGCCGGAGGGCGCCTGGGGCGAGGGCAGCGTCGTGCTGGTCGAACTGCCGACCGACAACGAGACCGCCGACAACGTCGTCGCCTTCTGGCGCCCGAAGGCGCCCTATCCGGCGGGCGAGCCGGTGCGGATCGGCTATCGGACGCGGGCGCTCACGGGCGACGACCTCCACCCGAACGGCAAGGTGGCCAACACCTTCATCGCCGAGGCCGCCGCGAGCGGCGCCGCCCGCCGGACGCCCGATGCCGCCGCCCGGCGCAGCCGGCGCTTCCTGATCGACTTCGGCGGGGGAAGCCTGAAAACCTTCCTGAGCGATCCGTCCCCGCCCGAGGTCGTCGCCAGCGCGAGCGCCGGGCGCATCGCCGCGACCTCGATCGTGCCGAACCCGCATGTCGGCGGCTTCCGGGTCGCCCTCGACGTCCGGCTCGACGGACCGGGAGCGACGGAACTGCGAGCCTACTTGCGAAAAGGGGATCGGGCGCTGACCGAAACGTGGTCCTATCCCTGGAGCGCGGCGTGA
- a CDS encoding type III PLP-dependent enzyme has translation MTDRIRDYLRTRRDLGRDEGPVMVLDLDVVRDNYTAFSRALPDTRVFYAVKANPAADVLRLLAEMGSCFDTASVAEIEMALAAGATAERISFGNTIKKERDVVRALKLGIRLFAVDCQPEVEKIFRASEAAGVEAADVRVFCRILCDGAGADWPLSRKFGCEPEMAVDVLEHAHRHGLHAYGVSFHVGSQQADTGAWDGALAAASQIFQECGLRGIGLSMVNLGGGFPTKYLKQVPGVESYGDAIFRALTKHFGNRIPETIIEPGRGMVGNAGMIEAEVVLVSRKSEAEDEVRWVYLDIGKFGGLAETMDESIRYAIRTDHDADRMAPCVVAGPTCDSVDVLYEKNPYPLPVSLSIGDKVWIEGAGAYTTTYAAVAFNGFPPLEQIVI, from the coding sequence ATGACCGATCGCATCCGCGATTACCTGCGCACGCGCCGCGACCTCGGCCGGGACGAAGGTCCGGTGATGGTCCTCGACCTCGATGTCGTGCGCGACAACTACACCGCGTTCAGTCGTGCGCTCCCCGACACCCGCGTGTTCTACGCCGTGAAGGCGAACCCGGCCGCGGACGTGCTGCGCCTGCTCGCCGAGATGGGCTCCTGCTTCGACACCGCCTCGGTCGCCGAGATCGAGATGGCGCTGGCCGCCGGCGCCACCGCCGAGCGCATCTCCTTCGGCAACACCATCAAGAAGGAGCGCGACGTGGTGCGTGCGCTCAAGCTCGGCATCCGCCTCTTCGCCGTCGATTGCCAGCCGGAAGTCGAGAAGATCTTTCGCGCGAGCGAGGCGGCCGGCGTCGAGGCCGCCGACGTGCGGGTCTTCTGCCGCATCCTCTGCGACGGTGCCGGCGCCGACTGGCCGCTTTCGCGAAAATTCGGCTGCGAGCCGGAGATGGCGGTGGACGTGCTGGAGCACGCCCACCGGCACGGCCTCCACGCCTACGGCGTCTCCTTCCATGTCGGCTCGCAACAGGCCGACACCGGAGCCTGGGACGGGGCGCTCGCCGCCGCTTCCCAGATCTTCCAGGAATGCGGCTTGCGCGGCATCGGCCTGTCGATGGTCAACCTCGGCGGCGGCTTTCCGACCAAGTACCTCAAGCAGGTGCCGGGCGTGGAGAGCTACGGCGACGCGATCTTCCGCGCGCTCACCAAGCACTTCGGCAACCGGATCCCGGAGACGATCATCGAGCCGGGCCGCGGCATGGTCGGCAACGCCGGCATGATCGAAGCGGAGGTCGTGCTGGTCTCCAGGAAGTCGGAGGCCGAGGACGAGGTGCGCTGGGTCTATCTCGACATCGGCAAGTTCGGCGGTCTGGCCGAGACCATGGACGAGTCGATCCGCTACGCGATCCGCACCGACCACGACGCGGACCGCATGGCGCCTTGCGTCGTCGCCGGCCCGACCTGCGATTCGGTCGACGTGCTCTACGAGAAGAACCCCTACCCGCTGCCGGTCTCCCTCTCGATCGGCGACAAGGTGTGGATCGAGGGCGCGGGCGCCTACACCACGACCTACGCCGCGGTCGCCTTCAACGGCTTTCCGCCGCTCGAACAGATCGTGATCTGA
- a CDS encoding N-acetyltransferase — protein MIQIRDEIASDVAARERLLNACFGPGRFLKTSQRLREGRLPARGLALSAVRGEGLVGTVRLWDVETGCGRPALLLGPLAVDPTLQGAGLGGALMRAAIARATEQGRGAVLLVGDAPYYARFGFEPAKAEALSMPGPFERERFLGLELRAGALARVEGVLRATGAIEERPEVAAAAAAGAARRRAA, from the coding sequence GTGATCCAGATCCGCGATGAAATCGCCTCCGACGTCGCGGCCCGCGAGCGCCTGCTCAATGCCTGCTTCGGGCCGGGCCGCTTCCTGAAGACCTCGCAGCGCCTGCGCGAGGGCCGCCTCCCGGCGCGTGGCCTCGCCCTCTCGGCTGTGCGGGGCGAAGGGCTCGTCGGCACCGTGCGGCTGTGGGATGTCGAGACCGGCTGCGGCCGTCCGGCCCTGCTGCTCGGCCCGCTCGCGGTCGATCCGACGCTCCAGGGCGCCGGGCTCGGCGGAGCGTTGATGCGGGCGGCCATCGCCAGAGCCACGGAACAGGGCCGCGGTGCCGTGCTGCTGGTGGGGGATGCGCCCTACTACGCCCGCTTCGGCTTCGAACCGGCCAAGGCGGAAGCCCTCTCCATGCCCGGCCCGTTCGAACGGGAACGTTTCCTCGGCCTCGAACTCAGGGCCGGCGCGTTGGCGAGGGTCGAGGGCGTGCTGCGGGCGACCGGCGCCATCGAGGAACGGCCGGAGGTGGCGGCCGCGGCCGCCGCTGGGGCCGCGCGACGACGCGCCGCCTGA
- a CDS encoding homospermidine synthase produces MSDGPQKDRPVHGRITGPIVMIGFGSIGRGTLPLIERHFEYDKRRFTVVDPSDAHKDLADAHGLRFEKVALTKENFRDVLTPLLTEGGGQGFCVNLSVDTSSRDILELCRELGALYIDTVAEPWAGFYFDKALSQADRTNYALRENILAARRAAPGGPTAVSCCGANPGMVSWFVKQALLNIAHDTGVTDPEPTSREGWAALMRKLGVKGVHIAERDTQRAKNPKPQGVFVNTWSVEGFVSEGNQPAELGWGTHETWKPANAEEQTKGSRCAIFLLQPGADTRVRSWTPTAQAQFGFLVTHNEAISISDYYTVREGGEAVYRPTCHYAYHPANDAVLSLHEMWGNAGRVQERHHILDENEIVDGIDELGVLLYGHARNAYWYGSQLSIEETRRVAPYQNATGLQVTSAVLAGMVWALENPEAGIVEADEIDFRRCLEVQTPYLGPVVGVYTDWTPLADRPGLFPEDIDRSDPWQFRNVLVHG; encoded by the coding sequence ATGTCCGATGGCCCGCAGAAGGATCGGCCGGTCCATGGTCGCATCACCGGCCCGATCGTGATGATCGGCTTCGGGTCGATCGGCCGGGGCACCCTTCCCCTGATCGAGCGGCACTTCGAGTACGACAAGCGCCGCTTCACGGTCGTCGACCCGTCCGACGCGCACAAGGATCTGGCCGACGCGCACGGCCTGCGCTTCGAGAAGGTGGCGCTCACCAAGGAGAATTTTCGCGATGTCCTCACGCCGCTCCTCACCGAGGGCGGCGGCCAGGGCTTCTGCGTGAACCTCTCGGTCGACACCTCCTCGCGCGACATCCTCGAACTCTGCCGCGAACTCGGCGCGCTCTACATCGACACGGTGGCCGAGCCCTGGGCCGGCTTCTACTTCGACAAGGCTCTGAGCCAAGCCGACCGAACCAACTACGCGCTGCGCGAAAACATCCTCGCCGCCCGCCGCGCCGCGCCCGGCGGCCCGACCGCGGTGTCGTGCTGCGGCGCCAACCCCGGCATGGTCTCGTGGTTCGTCAAGCAGGCGCTGCTGAACATCGCTCACGACACCGGCGTCACCGATCCGGAGCCGACGAGCCGCGAGGGCTGGGCCGCGCTCATGCGGAAGCTCGGCGTCAAGGGCGTCCACATCGCCGAGCGCGACACCCAGCGCGCCAAGAACCCGAAGCCGCAGGGCGTGTTCGTCAACACGTGGTCGGTCGAGGGCTTCGTCTCCGAGGGCAACCAGCCGGCCGAGCTCGGCTGGGGCACGCACGAGACCTGGAAGCCGGCCAACGCCGAGGAGCAGACCAAGGGCTCGCGCTGCGCGATCTTCCTGCTCCAGCCCGGTGCCGACACCCGCGTGCGCTCCTGGACCCCGACGGCGCAGGCGCAGTTCGGCTTCCTCGTCACCCACAACGAGGCGATCTCGATCTCGGACTACTACACGGTCCGCGAAGGCGGCGAGGCGGTCTACCGCCCGACCTGCCACTACGCCTACCATCCGGCCAACGACGCGGTGCTCTCGCTGCACGAGATGTGGGGCAATGCCGGCAGGGTACAGGAGCGCCACCACATCCTCGACGAGAACGAGATCGTCGACGGAATCGACGAACTCGGCGTGCTCCTCTACGGCCATGCCAGGAACGCCTACTGGTACGGCTCTCAGCTCTCCATCGAGGAGACGCGCCGCGTCGCCCCCTACCAGAACGCCACCGGCCTTCAGGTGACGTCGGCGGTGCTCGCCGGCATGGTCTGGGCGCTGGAAAACCCGGAGGCCGGCATCGTCGAGGCCGACGAGATCGACTTCCGCCGCTGCCTCGAGGTGCAGACGCCGTATCTCGGCCCGGTCGTCGGCGTCTACACCGACTGGACTCCCCTCGCCGACCGCCCCGGCCTGTTCCCGGAGGACATCGACCGGAGCGACCCCTGGCAGTTCCGCAACGTGCTCGTGCACGGCTGA
- a CDS encoding Uma2 family endonuclease: MALALRRDPGMRVAEYQAWVADRPDEERWELIDGDPTLMAPQSERHQQIVLNLSRKLSDMVRDRGCRAIPGIAVLSDAMDTFAPIPDVVVRCGPPLRDGYARDPVLVAEVLSPSTMSRDRGRKTDFYRSVASLKLFLIVYQDEPRVEVWRRGPDGGWAFEARGLSGAVEMPELGGRLAVAEIYDDIAF, translated from the coding sequence ATGGCGCTCGCCCTTCGGCGCGACCCCGGCATGCGGGTGGCGGAGTATCAGGCCTGGGTTGCCGATCGTCCCGACGAGGAACGCTGGGAGCTGATCGACGGCGACCCCACGCTGATGGCGCCGCAGAGCGAGCGGCACCAGCAGATCGTGCTGAACCTGTCTCGAAAGCTCTCCGACATGGTCCGCGACCGCGGCTGCCGTGCGATTCCCGGGATCGCCGTGCTGAGCGACGCCATGGACACCTTCGCACCGATCCCCGACGTGGTGGTCCGTTGCGGACCACCGCTGAGGGATGGCTACGCCCGCGATCCGGTCCTCGTCGCGGAGGTGCTCTCGCCCTCGACCATGAGCCGGGACCGCGGCCGCAAGACCGACTTCTATCGCAGCGTCGCCTCGCTCAAGCTCTTCCTGATCGTCTATCAGGACGAGCCGCGGGTGGAGGTGTGGCGGCGCGGGCCCGACGGCGGGTGGGCGTTCGAGGCCCGGGGCTTGAGCGGCGCGGTCGAAATGCCCGAACTCGGCGGCCGCTTGGCCGTTGCCGAGATCTACGACGACATCGCCTTCTAG
- a CDS encoding SDR family NAD(P)-dependent oxidoreductase, producing the protein MQKRTLKTAVMVVHDLAATAAAVVLTFAFRFQDGALAERLHALPLLLPPFLAYAGLIYAWFRLYRTKWRFASLPDLAGIVRAASVTALTLLVLDYVLVSSNLYGFYFFGKVAIILYWVLQIFLLGGPRLAFRYLKYARSRQSQARAATTPTLLLGRGADIEIVLRAIESGSVRRLSPKGILSPRADEAGQMMRGVPVLGGFRDLERVVADLAGRGLPVRRLVATPSALAPEAEPDDLIARARRLGLPLARVTSLGEGMRDAELAPLEIEDLLLRPTVAIDRPRLERFLAGARVVVTGGGGSIGSEICARAVAFGASALLVVENSEPALHAVLNGPALLHAEAEVQGALADIRDRERLHAILRDFRPTYVFHAAALKQVPYLERDWAEGIKTNVFGSINVAEATVAAGARALVMISTDKAIEPVSQLGVTKRFAEMVAQALDAERSGPEAIRLIAVRFGNVLGSAGSVVPVFKAQIARGGPVTVTHAEMVRYFMTVREASDLVLTAASHADAEGRGDTGDQRAAVYVLKMGQPVRIRDLAERMVRLAGFEPGEDIEIQVTGARPGERLNEILFAKEEPRVTLAGIDGVMAAKPVFADRAVLEAWIFRLREAVAAGDRAAAEAVFEEAIPDFRNRAGAVPSPVPAAIAPRAEVTPTAAPPLATTA; encoded by the coding sequence ATGCAGAAGCGCACCCTCAAGACGGCGGTGATGGTCGTCCACGATCTCGCCGCGACCGCGGCGGCCGTGGTGCTGACCTTCGCCTTCCGCTTCCAGGACGGGGCCCTGGCCGAGCGCCTGCACGCGTTGCCGCTGCTGCTGCCGCCGTTCCTGGCCTATGCCGGGCTGATCTACGCGTGGTTCCGGCTCTACCGCACGAAATGGCGCTTCGCCTCGCTGCCCGACCTCGCCGGCATCGTGCGCGCCGCGAGCGTCACCGCGCTGACGCTGCTCGTGCTCGACTACGTGCTGGTCTCCTCGAACCTCTACGGGTTCTACTTCTTCGGCAAAGTCGCCATCATCCTCTATTGGGTGCTGCAGATCTTCCTGCTCGGCGGCCCGCGGCTGGCCTTCCGCTATCTGAAATACGCCCGCTCCCGGCAGAGCCAGGCCCGCGCCGCCACCACGCCGACGCTGCTGCTCGGGCGCGGTGCCGATATCGAGATCGTGCTGCGCGCCATCGAATCGGGCTCGGTCAGGCGGCTTTCGCCCAAGGGCATCCTCTCGCCGCGGGCCGACGAGGCGGGGCAGATGATGCGCGGCGTGCCCGTGCTGGGAGGCTTTCGCGATCTGGAGCGGGTGGTGGCCGATCTGGCGGGGCGCGGCCTGCCCGTGCGCCGGCTCGTGGCGACGCCGAGCGCACTCGCCCCCGAGGCCGAACCCGACGACCTGATCGCCCGCGCCCGGCGGCTCGGCCTGCCGCTCGCCCGCGTCACCAGCCTCGGCGAGGGGATGCGCGACGCCGAACTCGCGCCGCTGGAGATCGAGGATCTGCTCCTGCGCCCCACCGTCGCCATCGACCGGCCGCGCCTCGAACGCTTCCTGGCCGGCGCCCGCGTGGTCGTGACGGGCGGCGGCGGTTCGATCGGCTCGGAGATCTGCGCCCGGGCGGTCGCCTTCGGCGCCTCGGCGCTGCTCGTCGTCGAGAATTCCGAGCCGGCGCTCCACGCCGTCCTCAACGGACCGGCGCTGCTCCACGCCGAGGCCGAGGTGCAGGGCGCGCTGGCCGACATCCGCGACCGCGAGCGCCTGCACGCGATCCTGCGCGACTTCCGGCCGACCTACGTGTTCCACGCCGCCGCGCTGAAGCAGGTGCCCTACCTCGAACGCGACTGGGCCGAGGGCATCAAGACCAACGTGTTCGGCTCGATCAACGTCGCCGAGGCCACGGTGGCCGCGGGCGCTCGGGCGCTGGTGATGATCTCGACCGACAAGGCGATCGAGCCGGTCTCGCAGCTCGGCGTCACCAAGCGCTTCGCCGAGATGGTGGCACAGGCTCTCGATGCGGAGCGCTCGGGCCCGGAGGCGATCCGGCTGATCGCCGTGCGCTTCGGCAACGTGCTGGGCTCGGCCGGCTCCGTGGTGCCGGTGTTCAAGGCGCAGATCGCCCGCGGCGGCCCGGTCACCGTGACGCATGCCGAGATGGTGCGCTACTTCATGACCGTGCGCGAGGCGTCCGACCTCGTGCTCACCGCCGCCTCCCACGCCGATGCCGAGGGGCGCGGCGACACCGGCGACCAGCGCGCCGCGGTCTACGTGCTCAAGATGGGCCAGCCCGTGCGCATCCGCGATCTCGCCGAGCGGATGGTCCGTCTCGCCGGCTTCGAACCGGGCGAGGACATCGAGATCCAGGTTACCGGGGCGCGGCCGGGCGAGCGGCTCAACGAGATCCTGTTCGCGAAGGAGGAGCCGCGGGTGACGCTCGCCGGCATCGACGGCGTGATGGCGGCCAAGCCCGTCTTCGCCGACCGCGCCGTGCTGGAGGCCTGGATTTTCCGCCTGCGCGAGGCCGTGGCGGCGGGCGACCGGGCGGCGGCGGAAGCCGTGTTCGAGGAGGCGATCCCGGATTTCCGCAACCGGGCGGGCGCCGTGCCGAGCCCGGTGCCCGCAGCGATCGCGCCTCGGGCCGAGGTAACACCCACCGCCGCGCCACCGCTCGCGACGACCGCGTAG
- a CDS encoding NAD-dependent epimerase/dehydratase family protein, with translation MTGKLIALTGATGFIGRHLLRALTERGDRVRVLLRRPVALPEGASGAVVGDLARPMNMAAALTGVDAVVHSAGLAHAMSGAPEDDFRSSNTEATRRLADAAQRARVGRFVFLSSIRAQAGPSAPAPLCESDAPAPTDAYGRSKLAAEEALAEAGLDWVALRPVLVYGAGVKGNMAALLRLARTPYPLPLASLTGRRSLVSVESLAAAVATVLEAPAPLARPLIVADPDPLTLPEMLAALRSGLGRGPGLLPCPVPLIGLACRATGREAAFDRLTGSLVARAEGLGALGWRPSQGTREGLAALARAGG, from the coding sequence GTGACCGGAAAGCTGATCGCGCTGACGGGGGCGACGGGCTTCATCGGCCGCCACCTGCTGCGGGCGCTCACGGAGCGCGGCGACCGGGTGCGCGTGCTGCTGCGGCGACCGGTGGCTTTGCCCGAAGGCGCGAGCGGCGCGGTGGTCGGCGATCTGGCCCGGCCGATGAACATGGCCGCGGCGCTCACCGGAGTCGATGCCGTGGTGCATTCGGCGGGCCTCGCCCACGCCATGTCCGGCGCGCCCGAGGACGATTTCCGCAGTTCCAACACCGAGGCGACCCGGCGCCTCGCGGACGCCGCGCAGCGGGCCAGGGTCGGCCGCTTCGTGTTCCTCTCCTCGATCCGCGCGCAGGCCGGCCCGAGCGCCCCGGCGCCCCTCTGCGAATCGGACGCGCCCGCGCCGACCGACGCTTACGGCCGCTCGAAGCTCGCCGCCGAGGAGGCGCTGGCCGAGGCGGGGCTCGACTGGGTCGCCCTGCGCCCGGTGCTGGTCTACGGCGCCGGGGTGAAGGGCAACATGGCCGCGCTGCTCCGGCTCGCCCGGACGCCCTACCCGCTGCCGCTCGCAAGCCTGACGGGGCGCCGCTCGCTGGTCTCGGTCGAGAGTCTGGCCGCTGCCGTGGCGACGGTGCTGGAGGCGCCCGCCCCGCTCGCGCGCCCGCTGATCGTGGCCGATCCCGACCCGCTGACGCTGCCGGAGATGCTGGCGGCGCTCCGCTCCGGCCTCGGCCGCGGCCCCGGCCTGCTCCCCTGCCCGGTTCCGCTGATCGGGCTGGCCTGCCGCGCCACCGGCCGCGAGGCCGCCTTCGACCGCCTGACCGGCTCCCTGGTGGCCCGGGCCGAGGGGCTGGGGGCCCTGGGCTGGCGGCCGTCACAGGGGACACGCGAGGGGCTCGCCGCGCTGGCGCGGGCCGGGGGCTGA